In the genome of Candidatus Zymogenus saltonus, one region contains:
- the efp gene encoding elongation factor P: MYSTAEFRRGLKIEIDKKPYIIVEFQHVKPGKGGAFVRTKLRNLINGAVTEKTFRSGEKVDKPDLLEKEMQYLYRDDQGFYFMDMENYEQIFIEEDKVGDSADFLSDGLEITVLYHEGNPISLELPTFVELPIEKTDPGVRGDTATGGTKPATLSTGLVVQVPLFLNEGDLLKIDTRTGEYIERISK; the protein is encoded by the coding sequence GTGTATTCTACAGCGGAGTTCAGAAGGGGATTGAAGATAGAGATAGACAAGAAGCCCTATATAATCGTGGAATTTCAACACGTAAAGCCGGGGAAGGGGGGGGCGTTTGTCCGCACCAAGCTGAGAAACCTGATAAACGGGGCGGTCACGGAAAAGACCTTCAGGTCCGGCGAGAAAGTTGACAAACCGGACCTCCTCGAGAAGGAGATGCAGTATCTCTATCGTGACGATCAGGGATTTTACTTCATGGATATGGAAAACTACGAGCAGATATTCATTGAGGAGGATAAGGTGGGGGATTCGGCGGATTTCCTTTCCGACGGGCTCGAAATTACCGTCCTCTATCACGAGGGGAACCCCATCTCCCTTGAGCTCCCGACCTTTGTGGAGCTCCCGATCGAAAAGACCGATCCGGGGGTTAGGGGAGATACCGCCACCGGTGGCACAAAGCCTGCTACGCTGTCGACCGGATTGGTCGTGCAGGTGCCCCTGTTTCTCAACGAGGGGGATCTCTTGAAGATAGACACGAGGACCGGCGAGTATATCGAGCGCATATCCAAATAG
- the aroQ gene encoding type II 3-dehydroquinate dehydratase has translation MNVLVINGPNLNMLGLREPEVYGYLTYADLEEFIKEAAEGLKIEVEIFQSNSEGEIVDRIQEADVFDGILINAGGYTHTSVAIRDALLAVAVPFVEVHLTNIFSREDFRRHSYISDVAVGVISGFGREGYRLGLMAIEALVGES, from the coding sequence ATGAATGTCCTGGTGATAAACGGCCCCAACCTGAACATGTTGGGCCTGCGGGAGCCGGAGGTCTACGGCTACCTTACCTATGCAGATCTGGAGGAATTCATAAAAGAAGCCGCCGAGGGCCTGAAGATCGAAGTCGAGATATTCCAGTCCAACTCGGAAGGCGAGATTGTTGATAGGATTCAAGAGGCGGATGTCTTTGACGGAATCCTGATAAATGCGGGGGGATACACCCATACATCCGTGGCTATTAGGGATGCGCTGTTGGCCGTGGCGGTCCCCTTTGTGGAGGTTCACCTGACCAACATCTTTTCGAGGGAGGACTTCAGAAGACACTCATATATTTCGGACGTGGCCGTGGGCGTAATTTCCGGATTCGGCAGGGAGGGATACCGCCTCGGACTCATGGCCATTGAGGCCCTCGTCGGTGAGAGTTGA
- the accB gene encoding acetyl-CoA carboxylase biotin carboxyl carrier protein: MNLKEIKDIIKVIDGTDISEIEIERSGERLMIKRNLGGSVEKNPSLDKPKGSVPEGSELVAVVSPLVGSFYRSPSPDSPPFVEVGSEVRKGDVLCIVESMKLNNEIEVESDGIIVSILVENGQPVEYGQSLFLLEPI; the protein is encoded by the coding sequence ATGAATCTCAAGGAGATAAAAGATATTATCAAGGTGATCGATGGAACGGATATCTCTGAGATAGAGATCGAGCGCTCCGGCGAGCGTCTTATGATCAAGAGAAACCTGGGCGGATCGGTAGAGAAAAATCCGTCTTTGGATAAGCCGAAGGGGAGCGTCCCGGAGGGAAGCGAGCTCGTCGCGGTTGTATCTCCCCTCGTGGGCAGCTTTTATCGATCGCCTTCGCCCGATTCCCCCCCCTTTGTCGAGGTGGGCAGCGAGGTCAGAAAGGGGGACGTCCTTTGTATTGTCGAGTCTATGAAGCTCAACAATGAGATAGAGGTGGAGTCCGACGGTATCATTGTGTCTATCCTTGTCGAGAACGGCCAGCCCGTTGAATACGGCCAGTCGTTATTCCTTTTGGAGCCCATATAG
- a CDS encoding aminopeptidase P family protein, giving the protein MRVDMIEDRIKRLRSFFKGLSLSGIVITDMKNVRYFSGFTGSDGVLVVGGARGVFLTDGRYTTQASAEVKDFPVEEYKKKVDGIADAIADLSIKEIGVESHNMTLFLYESLKEVPLVKGSASITPIRDDLSRLRAVKEEGEVEMIIGAIKISEDALNGIIPMIAPGISEADIAAELDYAMRRGGSGPTPFPTIVASGENGAVVHAQPGKRKLEKGDLLIIDFGAEFMGYASDQTVTYTVGEADEKKREVFEVVRTAQIEGIKRARPGISAVELDGAVRGHIEEKGYGKYFSHGTGHGVGLNVHEPPVLSPLGDAVLSPGMVITVEPGIYIPGWGGVRLEDMVLVTEDAPNVLTTLEKSFKVLA; this is encoded by the coding sequence GTGAGAGTTGATATGATCGAGGACAGGATCAAGAGGCTGAGGAGTTTCTTCAAGGGATTGTCCCTCTCCGGAATCGTAATAACCGACATGAAAAACGTCAGGTACTTCTCCGGCTTTACCGGAAGCGACGGCGTCCTGGTTGTCGGCGGGGCCCGGGGGGTTTTTTTGACTGACGGCCGTTACACGACCCAGGCCTCAGCAGAAGTTAAAGACTTTCCCGTCGAGGAGTACAAAAAAAAGGTCGACGGCATTGCCGATGCGATAGCCGATCTATCCATCAAGGAGATCGGCGTCGAATCTCACAACATGACCCTGTTTCTCTATGAGAGCCTGAAGGAGGTCCCCTTAGTCAAAGGATCGGCATCAATAACGCCGATAAGGGACGACCTGTCAAGGCTTCGCGCCGTGAAAGAGGAGGGGGAAGTTGAGATGATAATCGGGGCGATAAAGATCTCGGAAGACGCCCTAAACGGGATAATTCCGATGATCGCCCCGGGGATTTCCGAGGCGGATATCGCCGCGGAGCTGGATTACGCGATGAGAAGGGGGGGGTCGGGGCCGACGCCCTTTCCGACCATCGTCGCGTCGGGGGAAAACGGAGCCGTCGTCCACGCTCAGCCGGGGAAAAGGAAGCTTGAAAAGGGAGACCTCTTGATAATCGACTTCGGGGCGGAGTTTATGGGGTACGCTTCGGACCAGACGGTGACTTATACGGTCGGAGAGGCCGACGAGAAGAAGAGGGAGGTGTTCGAGGTCGTTCGCACAGCACAGATAGAGGGGATAAAACGGGCGAGGCCCGGGATCTCCGCGGTGGAGCTGGACGGGGCGGTCAGGGGTCATATCGAAGAAAAAGGATACGGCAAATATTTCTCCCACGGCACGGGCCACGGCGTGGGGCTGAACGTCCATGAGCCGCCGGTCCTCAGCCCCCTGGGGGACGCCGTCTTATCGCCGGGAATGGTGATTACCGTTGAGCCGGGGATATACATCCCCGGATGGGGCGGGGTGCGTCTCGAGGACATGGTCCTGGTTACGGAAGATGCCCCTAATGTATTGACAACGCTTGAGAAATCTTTTAAAGTATTAGCCTGA